A single genomic interval of Lepisosteus oculatus isolate fLepOcu1 chromosome 12, fLepOcu1.hap2, whole genome shotgun sequence harbors:
- the itgb6 gene encoding integrin beta-6 isoform X3: MEILLLSLILLQNLCDVEGTCSSGSARNCEDCLRLGPHCAWCSRENFTDSFSTNERCDTVENLERKGCPVEFIEFPVTRMLIHTSNALGKDGNSSVTHIAPQKMSLELRPASKITFQITVQQTEDYPVDVYYLMDLSASMSDDLEMIKDLGSTLSREMAKLTSKFRLGFGSFVEKPVLPFIKITPGELENPCRSHEMHCLPTFGYKHVLPLTSSAEKFNDIITKQKVSANIDLPECGFDAIMQAAVCGDKIGWRNDSMHLVVFVSDADSHFGMDSKMAGIVIPNDGKCHLDSNNEYSKSTVLEYPTLGQLIEKLVENNILLIFAVTENLKNNYDNYAQMIPGAKVGVLRDDSKNILELIVTAYKGLRSEIKMEVIGDTSDLQISFTSLCREGEVVPGQKYCSHVKVGDKVSFNVTVELSNCLKNPKHFSIKPVGFQDALEIEIQALCSCNCHQAPELNSTRCSEGKGTLECGMCVCNSGYMGPHCECTEDSMQTSNCKEQPGAESCSGQGECYCGECICHPSSFGNIYGAHCECDDFTCMRFRGVLCGGHGDCDCGECLCHSGWTGEYCNCTTSTDSCLSSEGVLCSGRGKCVCGQCVCSIPGASGDKCEKCATCGDSCSSTRGCVECHLFAKEQSLEECHQKCSALHITVNQTSVIWKLLVSVHDRKEVAKFEAERAKAKWQTGTNPLFRSSTSTFKNVTYKNTGKQKVDISVEKY, encoded by the exons ATGGAGATCTTACTGCTTAGTCTTATTCTTCTACAAAATCTCTGCGATGTGGAAG GAACTTGTTCATCGGGAAGCGCAAGAAACTGCGAGGACTGCTTACGACTTGGACCACACTGTGCCTGGTGTTCTCGGGAG AATTTTACAGATTCATTTTCCACAAATGAGAGGTGTGACACTGTGGAAAACCTCGAACGTAAAGGGTGTCCAGTAGAGTTTATCGAATTTCCAGTCACACGAATGCTGATTCACACCAGCAATGCTCTGGGCAAGGACGGCAACTCCAGTGTCACACATATTGCTCCACAAAAAATGTCGCTGGAACTACGACCAG CAAGCAAGATCACATTTCAAATCACTGTTCAGCAAACCGAGGATTACCCGGTGGATGTTTACTATCTGATGGACTTGTCGGCTTCTATGTCTGATGACCTTGAAATGATCAAGGATTTAGGATCTACCCTTTCCAGGGAAATGGCCAAGCTGACAAGTAAATTCAGGCTGGGCTTCGGATCTTTTGTTGAAAAACCGGTACTCCCTTTTATTAAAATCACCCCAGGAGAGTTGGAGAACCCCTGCAG GAGCCATGAAATGCACTGCTTGCCTACATTTGGATATAAGCATGTACTACCACTTACAAGCAGTGCAGAAAAATTTAATGATATCATCACCAAGCAAAAGGTTTCGGCTAACATTGACCTACCAGAATGTGGATTTGATGCTATTATGCAAGCAGCTGTTTGTGGG GATAAGATTGGGTGGAGGAATGATTCTATGCATCTAGTGGTGTTTGTTAGTGATGCTGACTCTCATTTCGGAATGGACAGTAAAATGGCAGGGATTGTCATTCCCAATGATGGAAAATGCCACTTGGACAGCAACAATGAATACTCCAAATCAACTGTTTTG GAGTACCCAACGCTTGGACAACTAATTGAAAAGCTTGTGGAAAACAACATTCTTCTGATTTTTGCTGTGACTGAAAACCTAAAAAATAACTATGAT AATTATGCACAAATGATTCCAGGTGCCAAAGTTGGAGTTCTCCGTGATGACTCGAAAAACATCCTTGAACTCATTGTGACAGCATATAAA GGACTGcgctcagaaataaaaatggaagttATAGGTGACACTAGTGACCTACAGATTTCTTTCACCTCTCTATGTCGTGAGGGAGAAGTTGTTCCTGGGCAGAAATACTGTTCTCATGTGAAAGTAGGAGACAAG GTTTCCTTTAATGTTACTGTGGAATTGTCCAACTGTCTGAAGAATCCCAAACACTTTTCAATAAAGCCAGTAGGATTCCAGGATGCCCTAGAGATTGAGATTCAGGCCCTGTGCAGCTGCAACTGTCATCAGGCACCAGAATTGAACAGCACCAGGTGCAGTGAAGGCAAGGGAACCTTAGAGTGTGGGATGTGTGTGTGCAACTCTGGCTACATGGGGCCCCACTGTGAGTGCACAGAAGACAGTATGCAAACCAGCAACTGCAAGGAGCAGCCTGGGGCTGAGTCCTGCAGTGGCCAAGGAGAGTGTTACTGTGGGGAGTGTATCTGCCATCCTTCCAGCTTTGGGAACATTTATGGAGCTCACTGTGAATGTGACGACTTCACGTGTATGAGGTTTCGAGGAGTTCTGTGTGGAG GTCATGGTGACTGTGACTGCGGAGAATGCCTTTGCCACAGTGGCTGGACTGGTGAATACTGCAACTGCACCACCAGCACAGACTCCTGCTTGTCCAGTGAGGGAGTTCTATGCAGTGGCAGAGGGAAGTGTGTCTGTGGTCAATGCGTTTGCTCAATTCCTGGCGCTTCGGGTGACAAGTGTGAAAAATGTGCCACGTGTGGGGATTCCTGCAGCTCTACAAG AGGTTGTGTGGAATGCCACTTGTTTGCAAAAGAGCAGTCTCTTGAGGAATGCCACCAGAAATGTAGTGCACTTCATATAACAGTCAACCAGACATCAG TCATCTGGAAACTGCTTGTCTCTGTGCATGACCGAAAGGAAGTGGCTAAATTTGAAGCTGAGAGGGCAAAGGCTAAATGGCAGACG GGAACAAATCCACTTTTTAGAAGTTCAACatcaacttttaaaaatgtgacatacaaaaacactggaaaacaaaaagttgACATCTCCGTGGAAAAATACTGA
- the itgb6 gene encoding integrin beta-6 isoform X1: MEILLLSLILLQNLCDVEGTCSSGSARNCEDCLRLGPHCAWCSRENFTDSFSTNERCDTVENLERKGCPVEFIEFPVTRMLIHTSNALGKDGNSSVTHIAPQKMSLELRPASKITFQITVQQTEDYPVDVYYLMDLSASMSDDLEMIKDLGSTLSREMAKLTSKFRLGFGSFVEKPVLPFIKITPGELENPCRSHEMHCLPTFGYKHVLPLTSSAEKFNDIITKQKVSANIDLPECGFDAIMQAAVCGDKIGWRNDSMHLVVFVSDADSHFGMDSKMAGIVIPNDGKCHLDSNNEYSKSTVLEYPTLGQLIEKLVENNILLIFAVTENLKNNYDNYAQMIPGAKVGVLRDDSKNILELIVTAYKGLRSEIKMEVIGDTSDLQISFTSLCREGEVVPGQKYCSHVKVGDKVSFNVTVELSNCLKNPKHFSIKPVGFQDALEIEIQALCSCNCHQAPELNSTRCSEGKGTLECGMCVCNSGYMGPHCECTEDSMQTSNCKEQPGAESCSGQGECYCGECICHPSSFGNIYGAHCECDDFTCMRFRGVLCGGHGDCDCGECLCHSGWTGEYCNCTTSTDSCLSSEGVLCSGRGKCVCGQCVCSIPGASGDKCEKCATCGDSCSSTRGCVECHLFAKEQSLEECHQKCSALHITVNQTSDNIGSESLFCTLKSENECVISFYVVANEHGNSVYNLKQSDCPEPPNIIMIVLGVSLSILTIGIILLVIWKLLVSVHDRKEVAKFEAERAKAKWQTGTNPLFRSSTSTFKNVTYKNTGKQKVDISVEKY, encoded by the exons ATGGAGATCTTACTGCTTAGTCTTATTCTTCTACAAAATCTCTGCGATGTGGAAG GAACTTGTTCATCGGGAAGCGCAAGAAACTGCGAGGACTGCTTACGACTTGGACCACACTGTGCCTGGTGTTCTCGGGAG AATTTTACAGATTCATTTTCCACAAATGAGAGGTGTGACACTGTGGAAAACCTCGAACGTAAAGGGTGTCCAGTAGAGTTTATCGAATTTCCAGTCACACGAATGCTGATTCACACCAGCAATGCTCTGGGCAAGGACGGCAACTCCAGTGTCACACATATTGCTCCACAAAAAATGTCGCTGGAACTACGACCAG CAAGCAAGATCACATTTCAAATCACTGTTCAGCAAACCGAGGATTACCCGGTGGATGTTTACTATCTGATGGACTTGTCGGCTTCTATGTCTGATGACCTTGAAATGATCAAGGATTTAGGATCTACCCTTTCCAGGGAAATGGCCAAGCTGACAAGTAAATTCAGGCTGGGCTTCGGATCTTTTGTTGAAAAACCGGTACTCCCTTTTATTAAAATCACCCCAGGAGAGTTGGAGAACCCCTGCAG GAGCCATGAAATGCACTGCTTGCCTACATTTGGATATAAGCATGTACTACCACTTACAAGCAGTGCAGAAAAATTTAATGATATCATCACCAAGCAAAAGGTTTCGGCTAACATTGACCTACCAGAATGTGGATTTGATGCTATTATGCAAGCAGCTGTTTGTGGG GATAAGATTGGGTGGAGGAATGATTCTATGCATCTAGTGGTGTTTGTTAGTGATGCTGACTCTCATTTCGGAATGGACAGTAAAATGGCAGGGATTGTCATTCCCAATGATGGAAAATGCCACTTGGACAGCAACAATGAATACTCCAAATCAACTGTTTTG GAGTACCCAACGCTTGGACAACTAATTGAAAAGCTTGTGGAAAACAACATTCTTCTGATTTTTGCTGTGACTGAAAACCTAAAAAATAACTATGAT AATTATGCACAAATGATTCCAGGTGCCAAAGTTGGAGTTCTCCGTGATGACTCGAAAAACATCCTTGAACTCATTGTGACAGCATATAAA GGACTGcgctcagaaataaaaatggaagttATAGGTGACACTAGTGACCTACAGATTTCTTTCACCTCTCTATGTCGTGAGGGAGAAGTTGTTCCTGGGCAGAAATACTGTTCTCATGTGAAAGTAGGAGACAAG GTTTCCTTTAATGTTACTGTGGAATTGTCCAACTGTCTGAAGAATCCCAAACACTTTTCAATAAAGCCAGTAGGATTCCAGGATGCCCTAGAGATTGAGATTCAGGCCCTGTGCAGCTGCAACTGTCATCAGGCACCAGAATTGAACAGCACCAGGTGCAGTGAAGGCAAGGGAACCTTAGAGTGTGGGATGTGTGTGTGCAACTCTGGCTACATGGGGCCCCACTGTGAGTGCACAGAAGACAGTATGCAAACCAGCAACTGCAAGGAGCAGCCTGGGGCTGAGTCCTGCAGTGGCCAAGGAGAGTGTTACTGTGGGGAGTGTATCTGCCATCCTTCCAGCTTTGGGAACATTTATGGAGCTCACTGTGAATGTGACGACTTCACGTGTATGAGGTTTCGAGGAGTTCTGTGTGGAG GTCATGGTGACTGTGACTGCGGAGAATGCCTTTGCCACAGTGGCTGGACTGGTGAATACTGCAACTGCACCACCAGCACAGACTCCTGCTTGTCCAGTGAGGGAGTTCTATGCAGTGGCAGAGGGAAGTGTGTCTGTGGTCAATGCGTTTGCTCAATTCCTGGCGCTTCGGGTGACAAGTGTGAAAAATGTGCCACGTGTGGGGATTCCTGCAGCTCTACAAG AGGTTGTGTGGAATGCCACTTGTTTGCAAAAGAGCAGTCTCTTGAGGAATGCCACCAGAAATGTAGTGCACTTCATATAACAGTCAACCAGACATCAG ACAATATAGGAAGTGAGTCTCTTTTCTGCACTTTAAAGAGTGAAAATGAGTGCGTTATTTCATTCTATGTGGTGGCTAATGAGCACGGAAACAGCGTTTACAACCTAAAACAATCTG ATTGTCCTGAACCACCAAACATAATAATGATTGTGTTGGGTGTTTCATTGTCAATTCTTACCATTGGAATCATCCTTCTAGTCATCTGGAAACTGCTTGTCTCTGTGCATGACCGAAAGGAAGTGGCTAAATTTGAAGCTGAGAGGGCAAAGGCTAAATGGCAGACG GGAACAAATCCACTTTTTAGAAGTTCAACatcaacttttaaaaatgtgacatacaaaaacactggaaaacaaaaagttgACATCTCCGTGGAAAAATACTGA
- the itgb6 gene encoding integrin beta-6 isoform X2, translated as MEILLLSLILLQNLCDVEGTCSSGSARNCEDCLRLGPHCAWCSRENFTDSFSTNERCDTVENLERKGCPVEFIEFPVTRMLIHTSNALGKDGNSSVTHIAPQKMSLELRPASKITFQITVQQTEDYPVDVYYLMDLSASMSDDLEMIKDLGSTLSREMAKLTSKFRLGFGSFVEKPVLPFIKITPGELENPCRSHEMHCLPTFGYKHVLPLTSSAEKFNDIITKQKVSANIDLPECGFDAIMQAAVCGDKIGWRNDSMHLVVFVSDADSHFGMDSKMAGIVIPNDGKCHLDSNNEYSKSTVLEYPTLGQLIEKLVENNILLIFAVTENLKNNYDNYAQMIPGAKVGVLRDDSKNILELIVTAYKGLRSEIKMEVIGDTSDLQISFTSLCREGEVVPGQKYCSHVKVGDKVSFNVTVELSNCLKNPKHFSIKPVGFQDALEIEIQALCSCNCHQAPELNSTRCSEGKGTLECGMCVCNSGYMGPHCECTEDSMQTSNCKEQPGAESCSGQGECYCGECICHPSSFGNIYGAHCECDDFTCMRFRGVLCGGHGDCDCGECLCHSGWTGEYCNCTTSTDSCLSSEGVLCSGRGKCVCGQCVCSIPGASGDKCEKCATCGDSCSSTRGCVECHLFAKEQSLEECHQKCSALHITVNQTSDNIGSESLFCTLKSENECVISFYVVANEHGNSVYNLKQSVIWKLLVSVHDRKEVAKFEAERAKAKWQTGTNPLFRSSTSTFKNVTYKNTGKQKVDISVEKY; from the exons ATGGAGATCTTACTGCTTAGTCTTATTCTTCTACAAAATCTCTGCGATGTGGAAG GAACTTGTTCATCGGGAAGCGCAAGAAACTGCGAGGACTGCTTACGACTTGGACCACACTGTGCCTGGTGTTCTCGGGAG AATTTTACAGATTCATTTTCCACAAATGAGAGGTGTGACACTGTGGAAAACCTCGAACGTAAAGGGTGTCCAGTAGAGTTTATCGAATTTCCAGTCACACGAATGCTGATTCACACCAGCAATGCTCTGGGCAAGGACGGCAACTCCAGTGTCACACATATTGCTCCACAAAAAATGTCGCTGGAACTACGACCAG CAAGCAAGATCACATTTCAAATCACTGTTCAGCAAACCGAGGATTACCCGGTGGATGTTTACTATCTGATGGACTTGTCGGCTTCTATGTCTGATGACCTTGAAATGATCAAGGATTTAGGATCTACCCTTTCCAGGGAAATGGCCAAGCTGACAAGTAAATTCAGGCTGGGCTTCGGATCTTTTGTTGAAAAACCGGTACTCCCTTTTATTAAAATCACCCCAGGAGAGTTGGAGAACCCCTGCAG GAGCCATGAAATGCACTGCTTGCCTACATTTGGATATAAGCATGTACTACCACTTACAAGCAGTGCAGAAAAATTTAATGATATCATCACCAAGCAAAAGGTTTCGGCTAACATTGACCTACCAGAATGTGGATTTGATGCTATTATGCAAGCAGCTGTTTGTGGG GATAAGATTGGGTGGAGGAATGATTCTATGCATCTAGTGGTGTTTGTTAGTGATGCTGACTCTCATTTCGGAATGGACAGTAAAATGGCAGGGATTGTCATTCCCAATGATGGAAAATGCCACTTGGACAGCAACAATGAATACTCCAAATCAACTGTTTTG GAGTACCCAACGCTTGGACAACTAATTGAAAAGCTTGTGGAAAACAACATTCTTCTGATTTTTGCTGTGACTGAAAACCTAAAAAATAACTATGAT AATTATGCACAAATGATTCCAGGTGCCAAAGTTGGAGTTCTCCGTGATGACTCGAAAAACATCCTTGAACTCATTGTGACAGCATATAAA GGACTGcgctcagaaataaaaatggaagttATAGGTGACACTAGTGACCTACAGATTTCTTTCACCTCTCTATGTCGTGAGGGAGAAGTTGTTCCTGGGCAGAAATACTGTTCTCATGTGAAAGTAGGAGACAAG GTTTCCTTTAATGTTACTGTGGAATTGTCCAACTGTCTGAAGAATCCCAAACACTTTTCAATAAAGCCAGTAGGATTCCAGGATGCCCTAGAGATTGAGATTCAGGCCCTGTGCAGCTGCAACTGTCATCAGGCACCAGAATTGAACAGCACCAGGTGCAGTGAAGGCAAGGGAACCTTAGAGTGTGGGATGTGTGTGTGCAACTCTGGCTACATGGGGCCCCACTGTGAGTGCACAGAAGACAGTATGCAAACCAGCAACTGCAAGGAGCAGCCTGGGGCTGAGTCCTGCAGTGGCCAAGGAGAGTGTTACTGTGGGGAGTGTATCTGCCATCCTTCCAGCTTTGGGAACATTTATGGAGCTCACTGTGAATGTGACGACTTCACGTGTATGAGGTTTCGAGGAGTTCTGTGTGGAG GTCATGGTGACTGTGACTGCGGAGAATGCCTTTGCCACAGTGGCTGGACTGGTGAATACTGCAACTGCACCACCAGCACAGACTCCTGCTTGTCCAGTGAGGGAGTTCTATGCAGTGGCAGAGGGAAGTGTGTCTGTGGTCAATGCGTTTGCTCAATTCCTGGCGCTTCGGGTGACAAGTGTGAAAAATGTGCCACGTGTGGGGATTCCTGCAGCTCTACAAG AGGTTGTGTGGAATGCCACTTGTTTGCAAAAGAGCAGTCTCTTGAGGAATGCCACCAGAAATGTAGTGCACTTCATATAACAGTCAACCAGACATCAG ACAATATAGGAAGTGAGTCTCTTTTCTGCACTTTAAAGAGTGAAAATGAGTGCGTTATTTCATTCTATGTGGTGGCTAATGAGCACGGAAACAGCGTTTACAACCTAAAACAATCTG TCATCTGGAAACTGCTTGTCTCTGTGCATGACCGAAAGGAAGTGGCTAAATTTGAAGCTGAGAGGGCAAAGGCTAAATGGCAGACG GGAACAAATCCACTTTTTAGAAGTTCAACatcaacttttaaaaatgtgacatacaaaaacactggaaaacaaaaagttgACATCTCCGTGGAAAAATACTGA